A segment of the Corylus avellana chromosome ca2, CavTom2PMs-1.0 genome:
TATAGTCCTCCTGCCctgttttatgaaaataatagaTTCAgacccaaaaagaagaaaaaataaaaaggaaaacagaaaagataaaaaagaaaatctatgaTAGAGTTACTTATAGAAAGAAAACAGGAGTCTTTGCAAGCCTACCAGCAGTATCCCACAACCCCAGGTTAACAGTGCTCCCATTGACAACCACATTAGCGCTAAAATTGTCGAAAACAGTAGGCACATAATCCTGTTTCCCAcgaaatgcaaaaagaaaattacaaaggTCTCACATtccataaaatcaatttccaagACTTCTAACATAACTTGcacatgaaacaaaaaaaaaaaaaaaacattagcaaAATGATTGCAGATGACTGGTGGTTTGTTTGGCAGGAGAAGCATTAAAcgaacaaaatataaaaattggaaAATCTTATAAAAGGTATGGATTTGAAATGGGAACATAAgattccaaatatatatattaatgagagATCATCTTGCTTCCCCAAATTAAATCCAACCCCATAAATTCTAAACCCAAATCAAAACCATTTAAACcaaatcttgaaaaaaattgattaaccATTTCCAACTCGCAAGccatacaaaacaaaacaataatctTGAACCAATTAACCTCAAAGGATCCACGCAATTTTTGCATTTATTATCATCCAAATCAGACAACAAGTATCCCATCTTTTCAATGCCTCCACCTAATTGATCTGAAGATAAGTCATGAACTCcaatctctcattttctttaacCAACATTAagcattttctctttctttcctctcAACTCTTGTTTTCCAAATAAACCAATCACCGCacaaaaatcaatcaaattatGTTCTTAATCACATTTCCCGCAATAGcaaacaaaatccaaaaggcAAAAGAGAACACATTTTCAATCATAAAATCAAACACATTTTTCCCCCTACAAAACTCAAAGCCATTGCCCTGAATTTCACAAACCAAACAGTGTTCAAGAATTGGAGACTCACCGTCGGGAAGGTGTTGCTGGTATACGAAATCAGCAAGCAAGTTTTACCCACAGCTCCGTCACCAACCGTGACGCACTTAATAAACCTCGAAGCGCtcattttgttgtttcttttccAATTCTTACTATTCTTACTATCGAAATTTAAGCCTCAGATCTTTCACCTGAGGACCTGATCAcacccacactctctctctctctcacgcacaCACCCCCCCCTAACGTTCAGCCTCTTCTGCTTCAACTGCTTCTTCTTCAATCACACATCTGTAcggaaacaaaaaagaaactcaaCGAAACCCTAACACATTTAACAAATTAATCCAAATTTAGAAATGCAAGAGAGCAATGAAATTGCTCACGAGGTGAAAATGGTTGGGGAATCTGAGCCCTAACCCTAGAAAACGTGAAATTTGGGGATTTTTAGTTGTAAAATGCTCTGagagatgaaagagagagaagagacgAAGTACCCTATTGGCCGGGAAATAATGCCGTTGAAGCGTTCGTTGAGCGCACCAATCTTCGCCAACAAACACCCTccctcccttctctctctttcttttccgtagcttttgttggttttgttaGTGTTacttgttttttcttatttttataatttgtttaatattctcatcaattatttatttattaagatgacaccttttttttaattatttaattaaaaacaaaattaaagatttgTAATTAACTCTAATTTTGGAACTATTCTAAAATTAGACGATCTTATTTCTGGAATTTCGAATCTTATCTACTCTGACTTTGTTTCATCATCAGTGCCTGCATTTGAACATTACATACTTCTTGCCAACATGAAAACATATGAGATtaatacaaatttatttatgttttctaGAATGtacatatgatttttaaaattggttCGAGTCACATGTTCTTTGTATCCTGTTACGAGACACATGTATTAAAGTCatacttattttaaatatttattactATAAATTTACATGTGAtccttaaaattaatataaactatatatttatttttataatataactTAACTTAATATGCCAATTCTTTAGTTTAGGTCAAAGCTTAAGATTCGCTATTATAGTTGGACGGAAATAAGGGGTCGGAGACCATGGCCTCCTctggttttgaaattttcttttatttgctCTAAAAAATTCACGTGTTCATCTAAATTGGAGGTGAATGTATAAATAGAGTGTAAGTTTGGAGAGACAAGTGTAATTTATGAATATTATGTTACACCCATCACTCATTACAATGTTATTGATCATTATCATTGTgataagagattttttttattttttttatttttaatttatacaatagaataatatatattaaatagttATATATAAGATGACAGTATGTATGACCATGAGATAAATAGTTGGGGGATTAATCCAAGTGAGAAGATTTTGAATGATATTGTGACTACTTAATTTTTCttatgaaaattcaaaaagaatatGGAAAGTCATCCACCATTTTCGTATTTTAGTTAGTGACTGACTAGGTCAGGATTAAATTCTAGCCAATATTATCTCACCTCATTACTATGTGTACGTGTGAATGTGTGTGAGAGCGAGAGTAGGGGCTGTAAGACCAAATAAGGGCCAAGGGACTTAAGATTTCCGATGTACGTTTTTAAATCTATAATTTTTAAGGTTAAACTGTTATATTAAAAGTTAgattacaattttattaaacatttaattttaaaaattacattttcaaattgagCGTTTCCCGACCGGTTGATGTTACACGTGGATACCACACAAGTAGAGCTCCGAAATTGTCTCTTAGGTCTCATAATCTGCCTTTAATCGCTACATTTTGACTAAAATTCAGCATTGTGGCACATGAAATAGTCAAACATCTTCAAGgtgccgtaaaaaaaaaaacaacaacaatctcttgaactgtaatttttttcacccattcaaatttaattccaattttttcacaaaaaagaGTGAAACTAAATTTGAatagttaaaaaatttataagaaatgtgaaagtaattttttttaaagcattctCACTTTCCTATTTCTTTATCTAACCTTCCCTTGAGAGTGGAATTGTCAATATTCTTGTTTTTCGTATTCGGTTCATGTgcaccataaaaataaaaataaaaaagaaagaaagaagagtatAAATACCCACAAATAAATTATTGAGCATGCATCAGGTTCTTAAGATTACAACTTGGGAAGAGCTCTCGCCAATAGAATCTCGGAAGAAAAAGAGCAAAGGCGCatccaaacaacaaaagaaaaatacaggaataatatgtaataaaaaaaaaatatctgctAAGAAAATTGCACACAACTGAGAACAAAATCACCCATAGATATCGATTCAGGACTTGCAAAATGCACGGAGAGTTTCATCCAGGGCCTTTCTATCATAATCGCCAGTAAAAACACAATTGCCTAGAGGACCTTTTAGAAGGATGAGCCTTAGTAGGCCATCAGCTACCTTCTTATCAACCTGCCATACCAAAAGAATACAGAGACATTAAGGATGAGAGAAAACAAAGCTTCAAAATATGATGGCAGCCTCACTATCTTACCGCCATAACAGATTTGAACATCTCCACAGTCATGGTTTCAGGAGGAGCAGTAGGCAACTTAGCCTCTGTTAGAATGTTGTGAACTCGCTTTACAATAGAATCATCAATCCAACCGAGGCGGCGCGACATGTCAACAGCCATGACCTGAAAATTTGCACACAACTTCCTTCAACATAAACGTTGCCATATAGGAAAGAAGAATACCTGTTAAGGAAAGAGCTAAACAGGAATACCGTGCCAGCTGCAACAGCTTCTCCATGGAACCACTGCCCATAGCCAACCCCAGTTTCTATTGCCTGGAAAGACATGCCACATTGTGAGAAGGAATTAATCAAAAGGTGCAATTTCTGGCAGGAAAGATTAGTAGGGTTACAAATATTCCTGTAAACCATCAATGATAAAAATCAATTCGATTATACAAGAATGGCGAAGCACAAAGTCTGTAGTTATGCAAGCTAGAACAAATATAATCAACTGCACAAACCCATAACTTACATGCCCAAATGTATGACCCAAGTTTAGTGTTGCCCTGATTCCACCTTCCTTCTCATCCAAGGAAACGACCTCAGCCTTGTTTTCACATGATCGCTTTATGGCATAAGCGAATGCACTTGGATCCCTGCAATGGACTAACTCATTATACTCGTGTATGATGTTCCATCTAAAAGGTATAAATGACATAATAATTGCACAAATGAGGAAGCAtggcaaaaatataaaagaagcCTTTACCAAGCAGAGAAAGGAGTACGAGCCAAAAAGAGCAATAAAgctggaatatatatatatatatatatatataaccaagaACAGCAACAAATATTCCAAAAGGCcttaaaaatcactattttaatTGTCTTTTCCAACAAGTTGCGTCAATGTTTTATGTCCCAAAAGGTGTTTCATATTCATGAAAATACTGACATCAACAAGCTAGGTAGAAATTCACTCCAAGTTCTTTCCTTTTTGGTATCTATACCTTGACATCAATGCCTGCATATTCTTCTCCTGCCACTCAAAAAATTCAGCATCTCTGATAAGCCCATACTTTACAACCTCCGCAAGTCCTGATGCCAATTCCTTATCTGGCAATGTATTTAGCGTGTCTGTGTCTATAAGTACACATTGAGGTTGGTAAAAAGCTCCAATCAAGTTCTTCCCAAGACGGTGGTTTATCCCAGTTTTGCCACCAACAGACGAATCCACCTGGAAAATAAACACCAAAAACTTAATGggaaagaaaatatagaaatatgAAAGTTAGGAATGAGATGCGTCAATATGGCTGTTTAAGGGATTGACAAATAGAGAAAAGCAATTGACAGACCTGTGCCATCACAGTTGTAGGGATCTGAATGAAATTAACACCACGGAGGAAAGAGGCAGCAGCATAACCACACATGTCACCAATCACACCACCTCCAAGGGCAACAAATGTACATCGCCGGTCCAACCGTGACTCAATTGCCTTGTCAAAGATTTTCATAAGAGTATCCTATCGGATCAAGCGCACAGATTACACTATTAATGCAACGTCCATTACACCCCAAACACAAAAGTCAATTCCGAAACCTTAAACACCTACCATGTCCTTGTATTTTTCACCGTCCGGTAAAATCACACTCTCAACTGAGACATTTGGGTTTCCCTTAGTTAAAGCTTCAGTAACCTTATCCAGGTAGATCGGTCCAACAGTGTTATTAGTGACCACAAGAACTCTCTTCCCATGAACATGCCTATGACACAACAACCAACTTATTATTGACCAATCTAACAAAGAAAAGCTGCAAGCTCGTCTAAATATTAAAGCAAGTCCGTTCAAtgtattcaaaatatttgcgttaaaagtgcaaaaaattataaaattaacgGTTTAATGTATTCTCTTGTGCAACATTTTACCAAATACCAATCCAAATAATAATTCAATCCAAAGTAACAAATTGAAGTAGAATTTACGGGCGCGTGACCTAATTTGATTTGGCATTTGATGTTAATCAATTCGGTTACTCATCTAGAAAACGAttgtttttttctattgttttgttTGGATGAACTAGTACCTGTAGAGCAAAACACATACATATAAACACAAAATTTGAAGAAAGCTAGCAAACcacataattttcaaaatacgcataaataaatggaaaattgaataaataatatttgtttaattaatcaCCTCGGAGAAAGCTAGATTCAAAATACGcgtaaataaatgaaaaattgagtgAAATCGAGCGGTAAAATTCGATCAACTGAGATACCTCTGAAGAAGGTGTGGTTGATCGAGAAGTCCTGCTCCTATGTAAATCGGGTAGCTCCGATTGCCCAAATTGACGTCCACAATGACCGGAGCCCCCGAATCCGTCTTGGACACCGACTGGTCCATAACCTGAGCCGAACTCGCGCAAATCCTCACCGACCTCACTCGGCTCGCACTCGTGACCGATTTCTCTCCCCGTCTCAGGCTCAATTCGTTCGAACCCGGCGAAACGAACGCGGACCGGAGCGAGACCGAGCTAGGCGGGTTGGGAACACGGAAAAATATATCGGCCGAGTTCtttgagagagatagagagaacgGATTCGTAGTGGAAGCCATGGGCTCGGGCTCGGGTTCGGGTTCGGGTTCGGGGTAGAGTTTGGTGGCAACTGAGAGAGATGGCTTGGGTGTGGGTGTGACATTGTGTGTTGGAttttgttgaagaagaagagaggaagaaaggtGGGGTTGGGGGGGTAGGTAGGTGAGGCGGGCGATTCGTTAAGATCCTCCGAGACGGACCAGTAGGTCCCGTTGCAGGATATTTGCGAGATATCGCGAGTTTGCGTTGTAAATTTAGGATGTATCATGAGAAAATACCGTTTGCCCGTTGGGTTTCTCCCATCCACCCCATGATAAAAAACCATATACAAAAATTAACGCAATGTTTAGTAGAAAAGTGTAAATACTACAATTAGATTTTAATATTTGGTGTCAATTAggtttcaataattttttttaagcaagtACAGAAGAAAAAGGATAAAGGAAAAGACACATCAAACATAAAATATGGTGGACAACCATGGGGCAAAGgacaaaaaaattgtgttactAGGGATCCATATgccaaaaaaaaccaattatctttttttcccTTATGAGTTGGGGATGGCCATGTCCTATACCGGCCACCCTCTTCCTTCATCACTGGTGGACAACTTGACAAATACTCGAACTAATTAATACATTGCAACAAGATTTTAAAGACTATTGGAAATGTAAACGAAGTTATTAGGTTAGCGGTGCATGAAACGTACATGCACCAACGTGTGCGTAAACCGGAAGCATCAAACGAAGTGTCAAAGGTCGGATATGGAAGATAGTTGGCGTGTAGGTTGAGAAGGTTGTGGAAATGCAACAGAGTTGACTTTTAAGTTGCAGACAATAAAGAAAAGCAGATGAGGAAGAGGGGCCGCCTCTCCAATGGCAGGTGCAAGGGAGGATAAAGACATTAAAAGGCGGAGGAAAGAacactgaaaaacaaaaaagagagatgAGAAAGTTCTTTGAAAATGTCTCAAAAAAGATAAATGGTTAcaaattaattacttattatatttaataattaacaTAACCATCTAAGtgatattaataataattttcatgaAATGTGGACCGTTACATGAGTTTGTAAATGATTATAAAAAGAACTGCAATATCCCGAGCATTTTTCTTGATAATTtgtcttataaattttttcttgaaaattagtaatttaatcAAGTCACGTATTTATGATCTCCGCCACATCATACACATATATTCGCGACTCGTATAACTTATTGGTTTGGACCTTTGAAAGTTTGATGACAACTGAATTTCTGTAGCTCATTGATCTGAACCAAATCACCAATCACCAATCTTTGATTACCAAAATGTCAGCCGTACACGAGTTTTGGCTGCTGAGGCTAGCAGCTAGCACTTAGCAGACACTCTTGAACCAGAAATAGTATaatatttcctttctttttcttcccttcTTATCCTTGGATCATAAATCCTCTCCAGACTTTttatcataaatatatatattcaaaaataataataataataataataataataataatattttgtattaacaAGTGGATTGAGCATGCTAATTAGTACAAAATACGAAGAGAATGCTAAATAATATATCTCATATtattaaactattattttttaagttataaatataaatatgcTGGCATTAGtgtaaaattagaaagaaaacaaaacggCAAATGATCAAACAAGTTGAAAGATCTCAATTTCATATTCAAACAATCATCATGTATGTAGTCCCTTTAATATCCAATCAACTATTTAGAGTCATTTTTATGGTTttatcttaataataataattattattattttgttgtaattatCTTAATAATTATTTGAGTCAGGCCAAAGACTCAATAAGGAGAaaacatctcttttttttttttttcagccgcAACATAGAGCCAGAAATTAAGGAGCGGATCATACAATTGGCTGGGGTACCGGTTTCTCAAAGATTTGACACTTACTTGGGACTACCTGCGCTTGTTGGTAAATCTCGTATTCGGGAATTCCAAGGGATTAAAGACCGAGTTCGCAGAAGGGTGTCTGACTGGAAGAACAAGTTTCTCTTCCAAGCGGGAAAGGAGGTTCTCATAAAAGCGGTGGTCCAAGCAATCCCTACCTATAGCATGAGCATGTTTCTCCTTCCAAAGGAGTTGTGCAAGGAGCTCAACTTGATGATgcagaagttttggtggggacataagGAGAATGACAAGAAGATCCGGTGGATGAGTTGGGGGAAAATGGGCCTTTCGAAATCCCTTGGCGGAATGGGTTTCCACGATCTTATCTCTTTTAATAAGGCTCTATTGGCAAAACAGTGTTGGCGGTTATCCCAATCCTCGGATAGTTTAGTCGGAAAAATTATTAATGGAAAATACTATCATCAAGGGACTTTTTTAGAAGCCAATCTGGATAGTAGGCCTTCTTTTGCGTGGAGAAGCATCATGGCGGCTAGAGATCTATTTATGGATGGGGTATTGTGGCGCATTGGTGACGGAAAATCTGTGGGCATTTGGAAGGATAGGTGGATCCCAAAGCCAATCACCTATCGCATCCAAACACCTTGTAGGGGTCTCAATGAGGAGGCTACTGTAAATGAGCTTTTTGATCCTATGGTGGGTGGCTGGAACAAGGCCCTTATCAAGGAAATTTTTGAGGATGAAGAAGCTGAGATCATCTGCAATATCCCTATGAGTAGGTATGGGAGGCCGGATAAGTTGATTTGGAGAGCTACTCCCACTGGGATTTTTACAGTTAGGAGTGCATACCATTtggagatggagagaaaaatgaTGCAATCTGGGATGAGTTCCACTCAATCAGGGTGCTCACAAGTGTGGAAAGCATTATGGAGTTTGCAAATTCCAAATTCCTCAAAAGTTTTCTTGTGGAGGGCATGCAAAAATATACTCCCTACTAAGGATAATTTATTGAGGAGGGGGGTAGTGAACGAAGACATCTGCATTTTTGTGGTAGGGAGAGAGAAACAGCTGTGCACATTCTTTGGGATTGCCCCTCTGTCGCGGATGTGTGGGGATTCTGCCAAGGGAAGCTCAAAAAATGCTCCTATCGTGGGTCCTGCGTATTGGACATTTTTGAGTTTCTAGTCAACCAGTACAGCAGGGATGAGGTGTGCCTTTTTGctattttatcaaaaaagatATGGGCTAGAAGAAACTCTGTGGTCGATGGAGGCGATTTTTTGCATCCAACTAAGTTGGTCCAAGAAGGTGAGAATCTCCTACTTCAATTCAAGGACTCATTGGGCCAGCAAGAGAGTCATCTGGATGGGGCTTGCGAAAACAGAGAGCGATGGGTACCACCTCCTGAAGGAAAGTTCAAAGCTAATTGGGATGTCTTCTTTGATTCTAAGCATAAAAGGATGGGGGTTGGCGTCATTGTGAGGGACCACGCTGGAATGGTTAATGCAGCAAAATGTGAACCGGTACAGATGCTCCAAGAACCTACTACTGGGGAAGCTTGGGGGGCTCTACGGGCAGCAGAATTTTGCTATGAGATGGGCTTCCATGATATCATTCTTGAAGGGGATTCCTTAAATGTAGTGAAAGCTATTGGGGATTTAGAGGCTAGCTGAAGGCCTTTTGGACAGATTCTAGAGGACATCAAGTTAGTTTTGGGTTATCTTAGAAATTGGCAGATTTGTCATGTGAAGAGAAATGCCAACCAAGCTGCTCATGGATTAGCAAAAGAAGCAACGTCATCCTTGATTGAGCAAAATTGGATAGAGGAAATCCCAACTTGTATTTCTGACATTGTAACCTTAGAGCTTCGGGCTCTTCTTTCTTAGAGTGTTTTGTCCACTCTGACTCTATGATTTTCTTGAGTCATAGTAATAAAGCTTTGATcgatttttctcaaaaaaaaattatttgatacgTGCAAGATGGGATATTGCTTATCgggaaaaaaacaaagtcaGCTGCTGGAAGAGGCAAGAAcattataagaaaacaaaaggaaaagtatAAAATAACTGTTAAGAGTAATTGTGCCATTTCAATTTAGTCTATCCATTCTTAAATGCAACTTTTaattttctaagtttttttttttgtattatttttaacttggcTCATCCcaacaaaaaccaaatccaTCAAAAACTACCTACGGGACATTAATAGTGTTAATACCACATAACCAATTTTATCacatggattaaaaaaaaaaaatccaaaaagacAAATGGGAGGGGTGGTCGAAGGGAAAAATGAtaatctccatttcaaataattGGTTAGGCTAAAAAGTGGGACAAAATTATCCCACTTAGCCTAACTATAAATGGAGGGGATCCTTTTCGGATCAAAGGGAGAGACCGTTCTTAATAGTAGAATGGCTCGCTACAAAGgtggaaatgctaggtgttcttctagtgttcttctGGTATTCTCTCAATTGTGATGTAgctttaaaattatcaatagattaaaagtcaataatagtAATCTTAAAtttaacggtaattttaaaagtcacatcacaatttAGATGACACTAAAAAAACATTAGAATAACACATAACATTTTTTCTACAAAGGAATAGTTCATAGGGTCACCTTCAATAGTGATTGCGCGAGTCACCTACTACCATGGATAGTTCCCTATTGCAGGGTGGAGGGGaagggcatatatatatatatatatatatatatatatagggaaatgcttttttgcattcttcccaccatctccccaccatcttttttctctttactccttttttttttttaattaaaaaaaaaaaaaaatcaaaatgcaagtgaagagatggtgagtagaatgcattgtagcattcctctctctctctctatatatatatatatattaaaagtcaTATTgcgatttttattaaatatttaactgtatttttaactttttaaaggTCTCAAAGTGAatgaaaaaaaaggcaaaaaattttaatataattttaaaaactttttgtttatataaattaatgaatttaattatttaattgatattttaatactttaatCACCGTGGGTTTAAACTCTCACATAATTAGTGAGACCCAAACACgtaaaattgttaattaaaatATGAGGTGGATAATAAAGACAATATTCAAAGTCAAGACTTGTAATTACTTTCCTCGATGTGGGATTGCGGTTTAAATAAGTGCGATtataaaaattgcgttttttaaatatctattttttaaaatcgaaaatgcgtttggtaaaacatattaaaaagttttttttttttttaaaaaaaaaatatttgttatgcgaaattgtgattttggtttaaattcgtgcattttcaaataagcatccatttgcctgcttatagaaatagcaggattttttttttcttttctttttcatgttttagattaagtactttttaaatcgcaatgccaaacgcattacgttttgtgatatattttaaaaacgcagattattcttgcgaaattgcaatctcaaacacaccTTTAATCGATATTCTAACAATTTAAAAGTCGATTTAGGGTGCATTTGGTATtgtgattttaaacaaaattatagaaaatggaTTGTTTgcattgcgtttttaaaattttcctaTATGAAAACGCAAAAAATTAGGtgctatttttaaaatgcaaaattggAAATGTTAAACTACGATTTGGAATGTCAAACTGCGATTTTGCCAAACTCTttaactacgtttttaaaaatcacatttttaaattgcacattttaatatgttatttttaatcgcttttttttttttttttttttttttaaaaatcaaaattcttagAAAAAGGAGACCAAATTGAAAAGTTAtttttatacttaaaaaaaataaaaaatccagaAATCGAACGGTTCAGATGGTGGTTTACTAGTTCTACTGCAAATGCACCCTAACATTACCCTCCTCGTAGCTTCTCATCTACGCCTTCCTCAAATGTCCCTGCAAAAAAACCCGCGAAACCTCTTTTTCTCATTTCACTAGGGTTTTCTTATGTGAAGGTGATGGGGAAGAGGAATGACATAGTGGTTTTATCATCGGATGGTGAAGATGATGACTGTTCAGTGAGTTCGTCGAATCGGAGCTACTCGAAGCCGAAATCTAGGTCATTGGTTACTCGCTCAAATCCTAGAGGTGCGAAGAAGCCTCGCCTTTCGGGTTCTCGGTCTCACTTGAGCAAAGAATCCAGTAACGCAGATGAggtatgctttaatttttgtctGCCTTaaatgagtttgatttttattctaagCTTTTTATTATCTCTGTATTCCATGTAGCCTaaattattagtttttgtttttctttgtgtgAATTTTGAGCAATGTGTTTGGCTAAACGCATTCGCCCTGTGTTTGGTTGCCTagtaaatgaaaagaaaacacataataatGATTATCGTCTCGTTTGTTGGTTTGGTCcctgaaaatttaaaaaatcattattgaattcgTTTTGTTTCTCAACATAATCAGTGAATTG
Coding sequences within it:
- the LOC132170429 gene encoding 3-dehydroquinate synthase, chloroplastic — encoded protein: MASTTNPFSLSLSKNSADIFFRVPNPPSSVSLRSAFVSPGSNELSLRRGEKSVTSASRVRSVRICASSAQVMDQSVSKTDSGAPVIVDVNLGNRSYPIYIGAGLLDQPHLLQRHVHGKRVLVVTNNTVGPIYLDKVTEALTKGNPNVSVESVILPDGEKYKDMDTLMKIFDKAIESRLDRRCTFVALGGGVIGDMCGYAAASFLRGVNFIQIPTTVMAQVDSSVGGKTGINHRLGKNLIGAFYQPQCVLIDTDTLNTLPDKELASGLAEVVKYGLIRDAEFFEWQEKNMQALMSRDPSAFAYAIKRSCENKAEVVSLDEKEGGIRATLNLGHTFGHAIETGVGYGQWFHGEAVAAGTVMAVDMSRRLGWIDDSIVKRVHNILTEAKLPTAPPETMTVEMFKSVMAVDKKVADGLLRLILLKGPLGNCVFTGDYDRKALDETLRAFCKS